CCGCGCAGCGCGTCGTCATCGACGGCGCACGCGAACCCCGCGTCGCGCACCGCGCGCACCAGCGTCTCGGTCGAGATGTTCCCCGGCGCCGGCTTCTCCGGCGTCCCGGCGTACGGGCACCCGCCCAGCCCGGCGACCGATCCATCAAACGATCGCACACCCATCTCCAGCGCCGCACGTACGCACTCGCCCGCACGCCCGAAGGTGTCGTGCAGGTGCAGCGTCAACTCGCCCCGCTCGCGCGCGTCGAACTCGCCCAGCAGGGCCGCGATGTCCGCCGGGTGCGCCACACCGATCGTGTCGCCCAGGTCGATCTCGCCCTCGTGCCCCGGCGGCACGATCGCGCGGAGTTTGTCGACGACCCGCCGCACCGCGCCCGGCGCGATCGGGCCCTCGAACGGGCACGCCACCACGCACGAGACATACATCCGCACTCCGAAGCCCATCCCGAACGCCCGCGGCACGAACGCCGCGAACCGCTCGATCGTCTCGTCGACGCTCGCGTTCGTGTTCTTCCTCGAAAAGGTCTCGCTCGCGGCGGTGAACACCGACACCTTCCCGATGAGCATCCGCCCCGCCTTCGCGTTCACCTCGCACGCGGCGTCGAAACCCTTCTCGTTGGGAACGAGGGCCGAAAGCAAGGGCGTCCGAAGACCCTCCCCTAACCCCTCCCGCAAGCGGGAGGGGGACCAGATCTTTCCCCCCTCCCACTTGTGGGAGGGGGCAGGGGGAGGGTCTTCGCTAGATCGCCGAATGAATGTCAACACCGCTTCCGCGATCTTCACGGGATCGCGCAACGCTTCATCGTTCGAGAACCGCAGCACGCGTACACCCTGCTCGCGGAGCCATTGCTCGCGTCGTTTGTCGTGCTCGCCGCGCTCGACGCGCATGTGAGACTCGCCGTCGACCTCGATCG
This Phycisphaeraceae bacterium DNA region includes the following protein-coding sequences:
- a CDS encoding DUF559 domain-containing protein, which produces MAERVRITDVSPRDGLQNERGVVSTGDKVRLVGALLRAGLDEVEVSSFVSPRWVPQLGDAAGVFESVAKLLGDPPPAPSRKREGVADMSPSRLREGLGEGVFPKVRIPRERETVNRARRLRRDSTWPERTLWSVLRDKKVGGLRFRRQHPIGPYIVDFFCASHAIAIEVDGESHMRVERGEHDKRREQWLREQGVRVLRFSNDEALRDPVKIAEAVLTFIRRSSEDPPPAPSHKWEGGKIWSPSRLREGLGEGLRTPLLSALVPNEKGFDAACEVNAKAGRMLIGKVSVFTAASETFSRKNTNASVDETIERFAAFVPRAFGMGFGVRMYVSCVVACPFEGPIAPGAVRRVVDKLRAIVPPGHEGEIDLGDTIGVAHPADIAALLGEFDARERGELTLHLHDTFGRAGECVRAALEMGVRSFDGSVAGLGGCPYAGTPEKPAPGNISTETLVRAVRDAGFACAVDDDALRGAASIAREIVARARAQEGASA